ACAGATCAGCTCCCAAAGCCGCTCGTCCTGTGCCGTCTTGTGCCAGATCTTACTCACGCAAGAAGACAAAGCCAAGGTCCTTGCGTCTACGTGCTTCAACACCTCGTACACTAGATTCTCGTCTAAATTCGAGAATCCGATTTCTGAGACTTGGccttcttcctctgttgttATActactcttcatcttcttgtcttTCTCGTTCTGAGCATCATCGGTAGCAGAGCGCTTCATGTAGACTTTGATTAAGCAGATCGAAACTTGTTTGATTGGGTTTGAGaggagagatgaaaaaaaaataaaagtatcgaattggagaagatgagagagattgGGTTTCTGAGATGCTCTTTGAGTATTTTCGAAGACGacaaagaagattaaaaatttGCTTTTAAATTCAAAATGGCGATTTTACCCCTCACAGCTGTTTTGGAGTGTTCgtaaatgtttttgttctttctcatcTAAAAATCTCATTTATCTATTGCATGTGCCAGAAGAGACCGGTTAGGGATGATTATGTGTCAATGATCAGATAAGCCAAACTGTGTAAAAATGAAGGGATGATCCATTTTCTAATCTTATTTGTTAATTTACCATCAcgtatttttcaaataaatgaATCCGTCGTTTCGGACTAAACAGAGTGAATCATTAGGGACCTTTCATTTTCCCACTTGAATTGttccttttttatattaaaaagaggTACTAAAAATCTTAGTTTggaattatcttttttttttttttttggtgttagcAAGTAGCAACTTGTACTTTCCCTCTTTATATGATCAAATTAAGAATATATGGATTGCACGACGAGTCTAATTTTGACAcaatctactatatatacactGTCATATTTATGACAAATGGCTTGGAATTAATCAAGAATTCATTTGTTTAATGCTCTCTATCACTCAAACAAGAAAAATCCAATATAACTTTCAGATATGTGAAAACATATCATTTCCATCTTCACTGGATCATTTTTATTTCTCGAAGATGTTTGATGCAACTATCTCAAAATGTCTGCAGCTTCTCCGTATATCAAATTCCATCACGACACCATCCGATAACGTGAGTACCCCTCTAGGCTCCTATCTACTTAtcaaaatttctattaaaaCTGACGAAACCATGGATTGATCTATACAAGTAAACTTGTATCTTGCAGAATGAGTTCGTTCGATGGTACTTGGAGCTATCCTTTACAGCTAGAGTGCTGATTTATATTACAGTTTTGGgtacgatatatatatagatatatctcCATAGTTATATATACttgacaattaaaaaaagttacattATAACATATACTACTATTTCTATGTAGAGCTAATTTTTacatttgttattgtttaattAGGGACTATAATGACAACTGTATTTTTGATATTGAAATTCCTGAGCGAATGTGACATGGAGGATGATGGCATGGAGAGTCTACCAGTGGTGGCAGGACAAGAAGAAGTCCCCATTTGTACGCCGTCGGAGGTTACGGGGAAAGGAGATGTAGAAAGTGCGTCGTTTAGTTCGTCGGACGATAATGTGGACTACTCGACATTGTGTGTCATATGTTTCGAGGAACGGAGAAACTGTTTCTTCGTACCCTGCGGTCACTCTGCCACTTGTCGCGGCTGTGCTCAGAAGATCTTGTCGGAAGAAAGTAAGGTGTGTCCGATTTGCCGGAGGGTAATACGCAAATCTAAGAGATTAGTGCtgaaaaaagtttgatttaCGCTGTTGCTTTTTCCTAATCACCATTTTGCAATCTCAtggttccaacttccaagaAACGCCCTTTGCTTTgcgtttttattattattatgtgttgttttcagttttcaacGACACAAGTGAAAGAAAGATTTGAGTCTTTGGTGTCACCACAAAGAGACTATAATTAATTCCCAATATCCCATACAAATGTCAAAGATGATTCTATGCCAATGTACACACTAGCCCATTTGGATTTTTTAGGTATAGATCGTATTTGGAAAACAGAAAACATTGTTTTTGAGgtacatattattttgttttgaaaatatttgtaCAACTGTTATTCTTGCAAACAAGTATATCAACATTTAACATGCTAAGTAATAAGATAAACATtgaaataaatctaaaaatgaAGACTacttcaaaaaattaaatggatGTGTAATATTCCCTCTGTCCctagatatattattatattatatgtttatatttattcAATATGTTAAGACCATTTGTATTATGTAGTCTTTATCTATTGGTTAAAATTTTTACAATgaatgttaattaatatatgttatataaaatattaaaacatttatgattttttaaaattttgtgatttttaactAAACTATCTTATAAATAGAACAAAggttataacattttttttttaaaacaaacatttgaagaaattttttttctcaaataattaaatgacaaataatatgattttttaatcatatatttaaatcaaatcatatgatttttttttctattatccatatatataggttaattaattaagatattcATGCAATTTGTCTGACTAAATATTCCCATAGATTTCCTCAAAAATTACAACTAACTGTGGTGGGAACCAATGGGGTTCTTGTTGACTCGACAAGTTGGTACAGAATGAGCCGGGTCGTGAGTCCCTACCGGTTCTTCCCCACACGCTTCACACGTGCAGAACtcgaaaaatattgaaatattaaaatatatattattaccgAAAAAGAATAATTCGCGACAAACCTTTTCATCTAAGAAGGAATAAGGAGACGAGGtttctctcccttctctctctgaGCTGCCAACCATCGTTGCCGGAGATTTAGAGCTTGCTGTGAAGATTGTGACAAGAGTAATATACACATACGTGTATTAGAGAGGGGACAAGGAAAGAGATTTGGGAGATGCGAGTACGCATCGATTGTGTCGGAACGGCTAACTCGCTTGACCTAGGGTTTCGTCTTACTCGTGCTTCGTGGTTAGCTCTTTTGTTTCACTCTCTCGTTTTACATATGATTCAATAACTGTGAAATTCGCCTAGGGTTTATTACTGGTCTTCATTTATTTGGTCATttgctttcgtattttattttattttttaattttagtttaattttgattgtttgaattGATCTTATGAACCTTTTTCAATGAATTGCCCTAATCTCATATAGTTGTTCCAACATGTCTTGAATTTTGCTAGTTTTTAATTctgaaattttagggttttgatccAGGACCTGGGATTTGACTGGcggtattttgaaaatagatgTACTCTTATAGTTTCTGAGATTGGGcgatttacaatttttttttttttttttttgctgtccTTTTAGTGTACTATTCAGGCCGTGAGGTATCCCGTAGTTGTCCTGCAAATTGTAGTTATTTGTTTTGGTACTATACTACCAGATGACAGATGTGAATTTATATTTCTTCCTTTTACCAAATGCgagttttatgtttttacctATATCTCTCGACAATGGAGTGtagtttatctttgttttgtcCTGATTCCTTGCATATTAGTTAGGACACGATTACGaaacatgtatgtatgtattatCAAAGCAGGATGAAACTCAGTTTGTGAATAGTTTAATGGTGTCTTCTGTACTTGCCTCATTAGGCTAAGGTCATTTAAGTTTTGTCTTGTTATGTTTTTGCTTCTATCAGGACCTTGTCAAATGGGAGAGAGAACCTTATTGCCTCGTAACGGTGTTGTATATATTCGGAGTTGTCATAAGTAAAGCAGTTATGACGCTTGAGGATTTCTTTACCCTAACAGAAATAAAAGATGGACTCACGGTCACTTCTCGTGTTGAAGAGCTCGTGTCTGTCATGCAGAGTAGTAAAGATTCAGTTTTGAAGAATAATAATGGCGATGTTTCTAGACAGTGGACAGCTGTTGGAAGCGCAATTGCGGCTACAAAGAACAGAGAATGTCttgatgtttttgtaaatttagatGGGCTCCTTTACTTTAGTGGCTGGCTAGCTGAAGCTCAGATGTTGGCTAAGGATTCAGTTGACGGATCTATAGAGGAGTCAATTCTTGCTTTGTTAGAAGCTATTGAAAATCTAGGTGTAGACAGTTCCAAGTTAGTTTCTTCTGGGATATGGGTTGCTGTCAAGAAGCTTGTTGACCATGGTAGTTCTCGGGTTCAAGATAAGGCGAGAAATTTCTTTGGTAGCTTGAAGGATAAAGATGTTAATGACCACTCTGAACGTGACATTGAAAGCTGTAACAAAATCCATGAAGATGAGATGAGAGTTGTAGCAGCCAGCACGCAGAGCAGTGGGCAAAAATCTGCTGTTACTCTTTGTTCTACGCAAAGCAATAATGAAAAACATTGTCCTGAAATAGCTGATGAAGCCTTGCTGTCAGGGAGCTCAGCAGAAAACAACCCAGGTCATGATAAGGGTTTGGAACTACAGAACGAAAAGGAAAGGTTCGACTCTAATGTGACTGAAACTTTCAACANTCCTATGTCGGCTTCAcattctctctcatcttctggAATGCCTGCAGCAGCACCGTTGCAATTGGAAAGATCTCTTAGCGGGANGTGAGGGAGACAAGTGGTCCAACAATTTTTGGTACTATGCCTACTGGTTCGAGTAGCCTTCCTTATTCAGAGCGTGATAGTGTTGAAGGCCTATCAAATGCTCCACTGGGTGATGAGATTTCCAAGGAAAAGCAGGTTGCAAACTATGTACATTTGCTTGATAATTTGGGTGAAGCAGTAGCAGGGACATCTAGTTCAGCAGGACATCTAGCTTTGTCGTCTGATTCTATTATTGCCAGTATGGAGTTGGGGAAAAATAGTCTTTTGCAGAGTAGTCTTGATTCAAATGAGGTGAGCAGGAATGCGTCAGAGACGATTTGTGGGTCGCACGATGTGAGTGTAGCCCATAATAGCAAACAGGTGCCTTCATTGACTGATAATATAATGGGTAATCAGGATTCAGACAATTCATCAAGATTATCAGGTGGCCATGGTAGAAGTAGAAAAGTTGAGAGTGACAATTTAACCAATCATGCTGACAATGAAGGAAGAAATGATGATAAGGGCGATTCTGACAGAAAGAGGAGAGTAAAACGGAGAAAAAAACGCAACTCTTCTAGATCAATGACCATATCCCAGCGCCTTGGAGCAATTGACAAAACAACTACTGATATTGATCTTGGTATTTTGGATGCCTTGGAGGTCGCTACCAAAGTCGCACAGGAAGTCGCAAGAGAAGTGGACTCTGGAGAACCTTCTCACAGTTCTTCAGAAGAAGTATCTGATGAAAGTGGGCAGTCTGGTTCGCAAGACTCCCGGGATGATGATGTACATACAGGTTCTCCATCTAAGGGATTATCAGTGGGTGAAAACCATTCCTCTGAGGAGCCTCGTGTTGGAGATGACGATGTAATGGATGAGAAGAATGACATACCTGAAAGTGGGATGATGAACAGTGATGATGTTGAAGAAAACCGCCTAGCAGCAGCGGCTAAATCTGAGGTAGGCAGAGAGAAAAGCCCATGTGGCTTTGATCTTAATCAAGATATTTGTCCTGATGAAACAGATGTCATTATGTCCTCCATATCTACCACCGCTACTCCTATGTCGGCTTCAcattctctctcatcttctggAATGCCTGCAGCAGCACCGTTGCAATTGGAAAGATCTCTTAGCGGGAAAGGATCAGCTGCTACTAGTGTATTTCACCCAGCGTTACCTCATAAAGAAGTTCCTAGTGGGGATTTAAGAGAAAAGCAGATGATTTGCCGTGGTATCGATCTGAATGTGGCTGAGTTAGGTGATGATCAAGTTGAAGATCTAGCTCCCTGGAAACAGTTTCCTTTCTCTTCATTAAACTCTAGGGGTGGAGAGTCTTCACATGAAGCTAATCTTCGGGGATCAAGCAGGCTCAACCTGGATTTGAATTCTATGAACGAGGACGATGACATGCCTCCACCATCTGAGTCGAAGATGGAAACAAGATTGTTTCTAAGTCACAATGGTCAGCAAAGTGCATCACCTGTCTCCTCATCGTCAGTTGCTCAGCAACCAGG
The sequence above is a segment of the Camelina sativa cultivar DH55 chromosome 10, Cs, whole genome shotgun sequence genome. Coding sequences within it:
- the LOC104720147 gene encoding uncharacterized protein LOC104720147, with amino-acid sequence MTLEDFFTLTEIKDGLTVTSRVEELVSVMQSSKDSVLKNNNGDVSRQWTAVGSAIAATKNRECLDVFVNLDGLLYFSGWLAEAQMLAKDSVDGSIEESILALLEAIENLGVDSSKLVSSGIWVAVKKLVDHGSSRVQDKARNFFGSLKDKDVNDHSERDIESCNKIHEDEMRVVAASTQSSGQKSAVTLCSTQSNNEKHCPEIADEALLSGSSAENNPGHDKGLELQNEKERFDSNVTETFNXPMSASHSLSSSGMPAAAPLQLERSLSGX
- the LOC104717863 gene encoding F-box protein GID2-like → MKRSATDDAQNEKDKKMKSSITTEEEGQVSEIGFSNLDENLVYEVLKHVDARTLALSSCVSKIWHKTAQDERLWELICTRHWANIGCGQNQLRFVVLALGGFRRLHSRYLWPLSSPSPRARVGKDELKLSLSLLSIQYYEKMSFTKR
- the LOC104717864 gene encoding E3 ubiquitin-protein ligase SP1-like; translation: MFDATISKCLQLLRISNSITTPSDNNEFVRWYLELSFTARVLIYITVLGTIMTTVFLILKFLSECDMEDDGMESLPVVAGQEEVPICTPSEVTGKGDVESASFSSSDDNVDYSTLCVICFEERRNCFFVPCGHSATCRGCAQKILSEESKVCPICRRVIRKSKRLVLKKV